From a single Thalassophryne amazonica chromosome 7, fThaAma1.1, whole genome shotgun sequence genomic region:
- the LOC117514410 gene encoding uncharacterized protein LOC117514410, whose protein sequence is MTAASPVCSPAFSQSTQSSQQPACIPACHRHLRKGKNLQTRLHLRSAPGVWLLLGVGVVLVGTSVAVAGYISAAPKPLGGRSGSHIEKMKLAGPVVMGVGLFIFICAATLLYENRDRQVLRLETPDEFEDLKVGNEWEESQERWECKDGQQGYWGPLAHTLPLSSPNWDPPAPRLPCKNIHKINRRLLPPPPPDAEGKGVREEVNRKQEGAEEQREGGSTLLTHVLHHKEPTPHPPSPCPSQSHSSVSSRSCNSSEINFNIRMGSPVP, encoded by the coding sequence ATGACAGCAGCCAGTCCTGTTTGTAGCCCCGCCTTCTCGCAGTCAACCCAGTCATCTCAGCAACCCGCCTGCATCCCAGCATGCCACAGACACCTGAGAAAAGGCAAAAACCTCCAGACCAGACTCCACCTGCGCTCCGCCCCGGGCGTGTGGCTCCTGCTGGGCGTTGGCGTGGTGCTGGTTGGAACGAGTGTGGCGGTAGCGGGTTATATTTCCGCCGCTCCCAAGCCTTTGGGCGGCCGCAGCGGCTCACACATTGAGAAGATGAAACTGGCGGGGCCTGTAGTCATGGGCGTGGgcctcttcatcttcatctgcgcCGCCACGCTGCTCTACGAAAACCGAGACCGCCAAGTCCTCAGACTGGAGACGCCTGACGAGTTTGAGGATCTGAAGGTGGGAaatgagtgggaggagtcacagGAGCGGTGGGAGTGCAAAGATGGACAGCAGGGATACTGGGGCCCTCTGGCCCACACACTCCCCCTCTCAAGCCCAAACTGGGACCCTCCCGCTCCTCGTCTGCCCTGCAAGAACATACACAAGATCAACAGGAGGCTGTTACCACCCCCTCCACCGGATGCAGAAGGAAAAGGAGTGAGAGAGGAGGTGAACAGAAAGCAGGAGGGAGCAGAGGAGCAGAGGGAAGGAGGATCAACCCTGCTGACCCACGTTCTGCACCACAAGGAGCCGACGCCTCACCCTCCCTCCCCCTGCCCGTCTCAGTCGCACTCCTCTGTCTCCTCACGCTCCTGCAACTCCAGCGAGATCAACTTTAACATACGGATGGGCTCTCCTGTCCCATGA
- the LOC117514407 gene encoding sperm acrosome membrane-associated protein 4-like, which translates to MKGVRLCCVFVIMVLAPAQGEEEEQLELLTEMAGYEEEQELLGCFRCDLGFWDACYTTKTNCSIGEHCYTGRGKAADLLDVKTLGCVKAEECDVVTAVELYDNKTIFVMTKHCCNTPFCNAAHNQTINTLSYLTPTLLTVWHLVHGLTGSQ; encoded by the exons ATGAAAGGGGTACGACTATGCTGTGTTTTTGTCATCATGGTGCTCGCGCCTGCTCAAG GTGAGGAAGAGGAGCAGCTTGAGCTCCTTACGGAAATGGCAGGATACGAGGAAGAGCAGGAGCTTCTGGGGTGTTTCCGATGCGACCTAGGTTTCTGGGACGCTTGCTACACAACGAAAACCAACTGCAGCATCGGGGAGCATTGTTATACAGGGCGAGGGAAGGCAG CTGATCTTCTGGATGTGAAGACGTTGGGCTGTGTGAAGGCAGAGGAGTGTGATGTGGTGACTGCAGTGGAGCTCTATGATAACAAAACCATCTTTGTCATGACTAAGCACTGCTGCAACACGCCTTTCTGCAACGCAGCGCACAACCAAACAATCAACACGCTTTCCTATCTCACTCCGACTCTTCTAACTGTGTGGCACCTCGTGCACGGATTAACAGGATCACAATAA